In one Arenibacter antarcticus genomic region, the following are encoded:
- the gldC gene encoding gliding motility protein GldC, translating to MAKLHTSEINLTISLDENRVPEKLIWSAEDGGISNEEAKAVLLSVWDSKNKESLKIDLWTKDMPVDEMKIFFHQTLVSLSDTFYKATQDEKMTATMKDFCDYFAEKLELKK from the coding sequence ATGGCAAAATTACATACATCGGAAATTAATTTGACAATTTCTTTGGATGAAAACCGAGTACCGGAAAAATTAATATGGTCTGCTGAGGATGGTGGAATCTCTAATGAGGAAGCGAAGGCAGTATTATTATCCGTTTGGGATAGTAAAAATAAAGAATCCTTAAAAATAGATTTATGGACCAAGGATATGCCGGTTGATGAGATGAAGATATTTTTTCATCAAACCCTGGTTTCCTTATCGGATACTTTCTACAAGGCAACCCAGGATGAAAAAATGACGGCTACCATGAAAGATTTTTGCGATTATTTCGCCGAAAAGTTAGAACTTAAAAAGTAG
- the rsmH gene encoding 16S rRNA (cytosine(1402)-N(4))-methyltransferase RsmH, producing the protein MTMSYHNAVLLEESVDGLGIKPDGVYVDVTFGGGGHSREILKRLGDKGRLIAFDQDEDALRNTIPDERFLLINENFRYIKQFLKFYGIKKIDGVLADFGVSSHQFDKAERGFSTRFDADLDMRMSKKNSVSAYEVVNGYDYDELRRVLFEYGDLRNANAMAKTILTHRETEPIKTTEQLKLVLAAYLPIHREHKILAQIYQAIRIEVNQEIQVIMEFLEQLPEIMEEGGRLSVISYHSLEDRLVKRFVRSGRFEGEPEKDFYGNINVPFKKVGKLVTPAKAEIKQNNRARSAKLRIAERI; encoded by the coding sequence ATGACTATGAGCTATCATAATGCAGTATTGTTAGAGGAGTCTGTAGATGGACTTGGCATAAAGCCAGACGGTGTATATGTGGATGTCACCTTTGGTGGCGGAGGTCATTCTAGGGAGATCTTAAAGCGTTTGGGGGATAAAGGTAGGTTAATAGCTTTTGATCAAGATGAAGATGCTTTGCGCAATACTATTCCTGATGAACGCTTCTTATTGATAAATGAAAATTTTAGATATATAAAACAGTTTTTAAAGTTTTATGGAATTAAGAAAATAGACGGGGTGTTGGCGGATTTTGGAGTTTCATCCCATCAATTTGACAAGGCGGAAAGAGGTTTTTCTACACGTTTTGATGCTGATCTGGATATGAGGATGAGTAAAAAGAACAGTGTGTCGGCCTATGAAGTGGTAAATGGCTATGATTATGATGAATTAAGACGGGTGCTGTTTGAGTATGGCGATCTGCGAAATGCCAATGCGATGGCAAAGACCATTTTGACCCATAGGGAAACCGAGCCTATAAAGACTACCGAGCAATTAAAGCTGGTGCTTGCGGCTTATCTGCCAATACATAGGGAGCATAAGATCTTGGCGCAAATCTATCAGGCCATCAGGATAGAGGTAAATCAAGAAATCCAAGTGATAATGGAGTTCTTGGAGCAGCTTCCTGAAATAATGGAGGAAGGCGGTAGGCTAAGTGTGATAAGTTATCATTCCCTTGAAGATAGGTTGGTAAAGCGATTTGTGAGATCGGGTCGGTTTGAGGGAGAGCCAGAAAAGGATTTCTATGGCAATATAAATGTTCCCTTTAAAAAGGTGGGCAAATTGGTCACCCCCGCCAAGGCAGAGATAAAGCAGAACAATAGGGCGAGGAGTGCCAAGCTTAGGATTGCAGAGCGGATTTAA
- a CDS encoding GTPase, whose translation MNPIHVMENTTNKYFVFVYNAKSGLGNALLDGAHKILSPDSYSCSLCSITHGAFSENNRWKEFRESSGIKMEFLHKDEFLRKYADKVKEGEVHFPIIFEVENGSFKTFLDRENIDGLGDQDALIQIIQKQWVK comes from the coding sequence ATGAATCCAATTCATGTTATGGAAAATACAACGAACAAATACTTTGTCTTTGTGTACAATGCCAAGAGTGGCCTAGGGAATGCACTTTTAGACGGTGCCCATAAAATCCTTAGTCCCGATAGTTATTCATGCTCACTCTGTTCCATAACCCACGGTGCTTTTTCGGAAAATAATCGATGGAAAGAATTTAGGGAAAGTTCTGGAATTAAGATGGAATTTCTGCATAAGGACGAGTTTCTAAGGAAATATGCGGACAAGGTAAAGGAGGGGGAGGTCCATTTTCCCATAATATTTGAAGTGGAAAATGGCAGCTTTAAGACATTTTTAGACAGGGAGAATATCGATGGGCTTGGGGACCAAGATGCCCTTATCCAGATTATTCAAAAGCAATGGGTAAAATAG
- a CDS encoding FtsL-like putative cell division protein, giving the protein MRKGILDLLKGKFLVSGSAPKNWMFIIFISFLATVMIASSHSADSKVHRIAFLNEQVKELRSEFVDARSDMQELKLESTILRIVEHKGLIPSETPPQKIKVKTVKDK; this is encoded by the coding sequence GTGCGAAAAGGAATATTGGATCTGTTGAAAGGAAAGTTTTTGGTGAGCGGTAGCGCTCCCAAGAATTGGATGTTTATCATTTTTATTTCTTTTTTGGCGACTGTTATGATCGCTAGCTCCCATAGTGCTGATAGTAAGGTGCATAGGATAGCGTTTCTCAATGAGCAAGTAAAGGAGTTGCGAAGCGAGTTTGTGGATGCGCGCTCGGATATGCAAGAATTAAAACTGGAGTCTACCATCTTAAGGATCGTGGAACACAAGGGTTTAATTCCGTCGGAAACCCCTCCCCAGAAAATAAAAGTTAAAACCGTAAAGGATAAATAG
- the mraZ gene encoding division/cell wall cluster transcriptional repressor MraZ, giving the protein MINFIGTYDCKADTKGRVMLPVALKNQMSPILNDGFVLKRSVFQPCLELYPMAEWNLLMQKMKKMNRFKKKNDDFIRRFSAGVKIVEIDATGRLLIPKNLVEVAGITKEVVLSSAINIIEIWDKDGYEKVLNDTAEDFAGLAEEVMGGDDYELS; this is encoded by the coding sequence GTGATAAATTTCATCGGAACATATGATTGTAAGGCAGATACCAAAGGAAGGGTCATGCTTCCGGTGGCGCTAAAGAATCAAATGTCACCGATACTTAACGATGGATTCGTGCTTAAGCGATCCGTTTTCCAACCTTGTTTGGAATTGTACCCTATGGCGGAGTGGAATTTGTTGATGCAGAAAATGAAAAAAATGAATCGTTTTAAGAAAAAGAACGACGATTTTATTCGAAGGTTCTCTGCGGGGGTAAAGATAGTGGAAATTGACGCAACGGGACGGCTGCTGATCCCTAAAAATTTGGTGGAAGTAGCAGGGATTACGAAGGAAGTTGTGTTGAGTTCGGCGATTAATATTATAGAGATTTGGGATAAAGACGGTTATGAAAAAGTGTTGAATGACACGGCCGAGGATTTTGCCGGTTTGGCTGAAGAAGTAATGGGAGGGGATGACTATGAGCTATCATAA
- a CDS encoding UDP-N-acetylmuramoyl-L-alanyl-D-glutamate--2,6-diaminopimelate ligase: MKSLKDILYGVGLSAVSGSTSQSVNKICFDSREVGVEDVFVAIKGVLVDGHKFIDKAIDAGARSIVCETLPEKLINGISYVEVDNAYKALSIMASNYYGSPSKNLKLVGVTGTNGKTTITTLLYQLFKKAGFKVGLLSTIKILVDEKEFPTTHTTPDSLTINKYLHLMNEVGVEFCFMEVSSHGLHQKRTEGLVFEGAIFTNLSHDHLDYHATFAAYRDTKKILFDGLPKRAFALTNVDDKNGLVMMQNTKARKVTYALKSYADYRAQILENQFDGQLLKIGDNELWSKLIGDFNAYNMLAIYAAADLLGLEKLEILRLLSELENVAGRFQHYRSQEGITAIVDYAHTPDALKNVLETINKLRTGNENVFTVVGCGGDRDKSKRPVMGHIASTLSNTVIFTSDNPRTESPSKIIEEMEAGVEPQNFKKVLSIENRKQAIKTACQLARAKDIILIAGKGHETYQETNGVRIDFDDFKIVGEFLTEMGK, from the coding sequence ATGAAGTCTTTAAAAGACATATTGTACGGGGTTGGTCTTTCGGCTGTAAGTGGTTCCACTTCGCAGTCGGTCAATAAAATATGCTTCGATTCCAGAGAAGTTGGGGTGGAGGATGTTTTTGTGGCGATAAAGGGCGTTTTGGTAGATGGACATAAGTTTATTGACAAGGCAATCGATGCAGGGGCAAGATCCATAGTTTGTGAAACACTTCCTGAAAAATTAATCAACGGAATCAGTTATGTTGAGGTAGATAATGCTTATAAGGCATTGTCTATTATGGCGTCAAACTATTACGGTAGCCCTTCCAAGAATCTAAAATTGGTGGGTGTTACGGGTACCAATGGGAAAACCACGATCACTACCCTACTGTATCAATTATTTAAAAAAGCAGGATTTAAGGTAGGTCTACTATCGACCATAAAAATATTGGTAGATGAAAAGGAATTCCCTACCACCCATACTACCCCAGATTCCCTTACCATAAATAAGTATTTGCACTTAATGAACGAGGTGGGAGTAGAGTTTTGTTTTATGGAGGTGAGTTCGCATGGCCTGCATCAAAAAAGAACAGAAGGACTTGTATTTGAAGGAGCAATTTTCACGAATCTCTCCCATGACCATTTGGATTACCATGCCACGTTTGCAGCCTATAGGGATACTAAAAAGATTTTGTTCGATGGGCTTCCGAAAAGAGCTTTCGCACTTACCAATGTTGATGATAAGAACGGTTTGGTGATGATGCAGAACACTAAGGCAAGAAAAGTGACTTACGCCTTAAAATCCTATGCTGATTATAGAGCTCAAATATTGGAAAACCAGTTTGATGGACAATTGTTGAAAATAGGCGACAATGAGCTTTGGTCAAAATTGATAGGTGATTTTAATGCTTATAATATGTTGGCCATCTATGCGGCGGCGGATTTATTGGGATTGGAAAAACTGGAAATATTGAGGCTATTAAGTGAATTGGAGAACGTTGCCGGAAGGTTCCAGCATTATAGATCTCAAGAGGGTATTACGGCAATTGTGGATTATGCCCATACTCCAGATGCCTTGAAGAATGTACTCGAAACGATCAATAAATTAAGAACTGGAAATGAAAATGTCTTCACTGTTGTGGGTTGTGGTGGTGACAGGGATAAGTCTAAACGTCCGGTTATGGGGCATATAGCGAGCACCTTGAGCAATACAGTGATCTTTACCTCTGATAACCCTAGGACAGAATCTCCCTCTAAAATTATCGAGGAAATGGAGGCAGGAGTGGAACCCCAGAATTTTAAGAAAGTCCTGTCTATTGAAAATCGGAAACAGGCTATAAAAACGGCCTGCCAATTGGCAAGGGCTAAAGATATTATCCTTATTGCGGGCAAGGGGCACGAGACGTATCAGGAGACGAATGGGGTGCGTATAGATTTTGATGATTTTAAGATAGTGGGGGAGTTTTTAACCGAGATGGGAAAATAA
- a CDS encoding penicillin-binding protein, which translates to MSVTEKNILTRLYIVAGCLFLFAIAVLVKLVSIQMVDGDKYRKLAMERTERIFTIAPKRGNLYSDDGSLLATSVSRYTIRFDAVTVRSKDFEENIKPLSDSLAKLFGKSSSYYQQVLRKAKVNKNRYALVARNLDYSDYVAVKQFPLFNKGPYKGGLIVDQKIVREHPLGKIAERSVGYERVDEDGYYTRVGLEGAFGEYLRGEEGKRLKQKIAKGQWKPIGWDNIKEPKDGYDVVSTIDINIQDIAHHALLGQLEKYEAEHGSVIVMETKTGEVKAISNLGRTSDGKYYERLNYAIGESHEPGSTFKLMSMVVALEDKVIDTSTVIDTENGLYKVYNRTVRDSKWGGYGKISMGRAFEVSSNTAFAKVINTNYKSNPEKFVNRLMNMNLHRKLGLPVKGEGEPVIRYPGDKGWSGVSLAWMSYGYEVSLTPLQTLAFYNAIANDGELVKPRLIKEVREWDKTIIKFEKEVINPSICSKETAAKVRQLLKNVVEKKHGTGHKLYSPNFSMAGKTGTTQKNYSSKDPDKLAYISTFAGYFPADDPKYSCIVVIHEPNKSVGYYGGDVSGPVFKSVAQKIYTSSPVVDEVDINEAGDENLNEAYQEFYAAANKNYNQMPNVEGMSGMDAVSLLENLGVRVEVKGNGKVKRQSISKGTDLKKVDKIVLELS; encoded by the coding sequence GTGTCGGTAACAGAAAAAAACATATTAACTAGGTTATATATAGTGGCAGGATGCCTATTTCTGTTTGCCATTGCGGTATTGGTGAAACTTGTCAGTATACAAATGGTAGATGGTGATAAGTATAGGAAACTTGCCATGGAGCGTACGGAGAGAATTTTCACCATTGCCCCAAAAAGGGGAAATCTTTATTCGGATGATGGAAGTTTATTAGCAACATCGGTCTCTAGATATACGATACGATTTGATGCTGTAACCGTAAGAAGCAAGGATTTTGAGGAAAACATTAAACCATTGTCCGATTCTTTGGCGAAATTGTTTGGGAAATCTTCCTCTTATTACCAACAGGTATTACGAAAAGCCAAGGTAAATAAGAATCGATATGCTCTGGTGGCCAGAAACTTAGATTATTCGGATTACGTTGCCGTAAAACAGTTCCCCTTATTTAATAAAGGCCCCTATAAAGGTGGGTTAATCGTAGATCAAAAAATTGTACGGGAACATCCCTTGGGAAAGATTGCAGAGCGCAGCGTAGGGTATGAAAGAGTAGATGAGGACGGATATTACACTAGGGTGGGACTGGAAGGTGCTTTTGGGGAATACCTGAGAGGAGAAGAAGGAAAGCGCTTAAAACAAAAAATAGCAAAAGGACAATGGAAGCCAATTGGCTGGGATAACATTAAAGAGCCTAAAGATGGGTATGATGTGGTTTCAACCATAGATATCAATATACAGGATATTGCGCATCATGCTTTATTGGGGCAATTGGAGAAATATGAGGCAGAACACGGAAGTGTAATTGTAATGGAGACCAAGACAGGGGAAGTCAAGGCTATTTCTAATTTGGGTAGGACTTCCGATGGGAAATATTATGAGCGGTTAAACTACGCCATAGGAGAGTCGCACGAACCTGGGTCGACCTTTAAGTTGATGTCCATGGTAGTGGCTTTAGAAGATAAAGTAATAGATACAAGTACTGTTATCGATACGGAAAATGGATTGTATAAGGTCTATAACCGGACCGTAAGGGACTCTAAATGGGGTGGTTATGGCAAGATAAGCATGGGAAGGGCATTTGAAGTTTCTTCCAATACAGCATTTGCTAAGGTTATAAACACAAACTATAAGAGCAATCCAGAGAAATTTGTAAACCGCTTGATGAATATGAACCTTCATCGCAAATTGGGATTGCCTGTAAAAGGAGAGGGCGAGCCGGTAATCCGTTATCCAGGAGATAAGGGTTGGTCTGGAGTTTCTTTGGCATGGATGTCCTATGGGTACGAGGTGTCATTGACACCATTGCAAACACTTGCTTTTTATAATGCCATTGCCAATGATGGGGAATTGGTGAAACCAAGATTGATTAAAGAGGTAAGGGAATGGGATAAGACCATCATTAAATTTGAGAAAGAAGTCATCAATCCGTCTATATGTTCTAAGGAAACGGCAGCCAAGGTTAGGCAACTGCTAAAGAATGTAGTGGAAAAAAAGCACGGGACGGGACACAAATTATATTCTCCCAATTTTTCTATGGCCGGAAAGACAGGGACCACTCAAAAAAATTACTCGTCCAAGGACCCTGATAAGCTTGCATACATATCTACTTTTGCTGGGTATTTCCCTGCAGATGATCCAAAATATTCCTGTATTGTGGTGATCCACGAGCCAAACAAAAGTGTAGGTTACTACGGGGGCGACGTTTCTGGGCCAGTCTTTAAGTCGGTGGCTCAAAAGATCTATACCAGTTCTCCGGTAGTAGACGAGGTAGATATAAATGAAGCAGGGGATGAGAATTTAAATGAAGCCTATCAAGAATTTTATGCTGCGGCAAATAAAAATTATAACCAAATGCCAAACGTAGAAGGGATGAGCGGTATGGATGCCGTTTCTCTTCTTGAAAATTTGGGTGTAAGGGTTGAAGTAAAGGGAAATGGAAAAGTGAAAAGACAATCCATTTCAAAAGGGACCGACCTAAAAAAGGTCGATAAAATTGTATTAGAGCTATCATGA
- a CDS encoding response regulator transcription factor yields the protein MIKILIADNHPIVRLGVKQVLEPISDIQVVGDVSTTSELFNLLDSTSPDIVLLEMDIPEINGIATLRKIKKEYPSIRVLIYSGQSEDVYALSTIRAGAFGYLSKSSDVDYIISAIRKVSEGNMFITNELAQRLAFDEGTQKPRRFFRKLSTREVEVLKLLASGKRNKEVAQGLNLNEKTVSTYKARLMRKLNVDNLVDLLQQAKALELY from the coding sequence ATGATTAAAATATTAATTGCAGATAACCACCCCATTGTAAGACTAGGGGTGAAACAGGTTCTAGAACCAATTTCTGATATTCAAGTAGTAGGTGATGTCAGTACTACATCCGAGCTATTCAACCTATTGGATAGTACTTCTCCAGACATTGTCCTTTTAGAGATGGATATTCCAGAAATTAACGGTATTGCTACACTTAGAAAAATTAAAAAGGAATACCCTAGCATAAGGGTATTAATCTATAGTGGGCAATCTGAAGACGTATATGCCTTAAGCACTATTCGTGCAGGCGCATTTGGTTACCTTTCTAAATCTTCCGATGTAGATTATATTATTAGTGCCATTAGAAAAGTAAGCGAGGGCAATATGTTTATTACCAATGAATTGGCACAACGACTTGCCTTTGACGAGGGTACTCAAAAGCCAAGAAGGTTCTTTAGAAAACTCTCCACAAGGGAGGTGGAGGTCCTTAAATTATTGGCCAGCGGAAAACGAAACAAAGAGGTTGCACAAGGGTTAAATTTAAATGAGAAAACCGTAAGCACTTACAAGGCGCGATTGATGCGTAAATTAAATGTGGACAACCTTGTAGATCTTCTTCAGCAAGCCAAAGCATTGGAACTGTATTAA
- the gldB gene encoding gliding motility lipoprotein GldB: MRNPLWLICLLLITFLGCKETDKTAEEVAKIEVELEVYRFDREFAEAQPKDIPQLKKKYPYLFPTSYPDSVWVAKVQDTLQVQLSQAVDSVFPNFKEEERELQSLFRHIRYYYPNSPLPKVITVTSDVDYNNRVILTDSLLLIGLDNYLGTSHEFYSVIPNYVANDLDKKFLAADVASAFAKKVVATSTERTFLSQAVYYGKELYLKNKLMPQVTDDIIIGYTPEQLDWAHVNEEQVWRYFVERELLYSTDNKLGPRFLDPAPFSKFQLELDNESPDRIGRYVGWQIVRAFMKNNEVALQEMLTIPSEELFKRSKYKPRKLD, encoded by the coding sequence ATGCGAAATCCATTATGGCTCATTTGCTTACTTTTAATAACCTTTTTAGGTTGTAAGGAAACAGATAAAACAGCTGAAGAAGTTGCGAAAATAGAAGTGGAACTGGAAGTGTACAGGTTCGATAGGGAGTTTGCCGAAGCGCAACCTAAGGATATTCCCCAATTGAAGAAAAAGTACCCCTATCTTTTCCCAACGAGCTATCCCGATAGTGTTTGGGTAGCTAAAGTTCAGGACACTCTTCAGGTGCAACTCTCGCAAGCAGTGGACTCTGTATTTCCAAATTTTAAGGAAGAAGAAAGGGAGTTGCAGTCCTTGTTTCGCCATATAAGATATTATTACCCCAACAGCCCGTTGCCTAAAGTGATAACCGTTACATCGGATGTTGATTATAATAACCGGGTTATTTTAACCGACAGCCTTTTGCTTATTGGTCTCGATAACTATTTAGGAACTTCGCACGAGTTTTATAGTGTTATTCCTAATTACGTTGCCAATGACCTAGATAAGAAATTTTTAGCAGCTGACGTGGCAAGTGCCTTTGCTAAAAAAGTGGTTGCGACATCAACAGAGAGAACGTTTTTGTCTCAAGCGGTCTATTATGGGAAGGAACTGTATTTAAAGAATAAATTAATGCCACAGGTGACAGATGATATAATTATAGGGTACACCCCTGAGCAATTGGATTGGGCACATGTTAATGAGGAGCAGGTTTGGCGGTATTTTGTTGAACGTGAACTGCTGTACAGTACCGATAATAAATTGGGACCGCGATTTTTGGATCCTGCTCCTTTTTCTAAATTTCAGTTAGAGCTGGACAATGAATCCCCGGATAGAATAGGGAGATATGTAGGTTGGCAGATTGTAAGGGCCTTTATGAAAAACAATGAGGTAGCACTTCAAGAAATGTTGACCATACCAAGTGAAGAATTGTTTAAAAGATCAAAATACAAGCCTAGAAAATTAGACTAG
- the yihA gene encoding ribosome biogenesis GTP-binding protein YihA/YsxC yields the protein MKIKSADFVMSNSNVTNCPKDTLPEYAFIGRSNVGKSSLINMLTQRKGLAKTSGRPGKTQLINHFKINENWFLVDLPGYGYARVSKKDKKTFQKYITDYFLERVQLVCAFVLIDIRHEPQKVDLEFLEWMGENQIPFCIIFTKADKLRPKAIENHVNHYIQKLLEGIWEEAPQYFITSASNGMGQEELLTYIDGLNDSFFKETL from the coding sequence ATGAAAATAAAGTCGGCCGACTTTGTTATGAGCAATTCCAACGTAACAAATTGCCCAAAAGACACCCTACCTGAATACGCCTTTATTGGTCGATCTAACGTTGGGAAATCATCCCTTATCAATATGCTTACCCAAAGAAAGGGACTAGCCAAAACTTCGGGAAGACCTGGAAAAACCCAATTGATTAATCATTTTAAAATAAATGAAAATTGGTTTCTGGTAGATTTACCTGGCTATGGTTATGCTCGCGTTTCCAAAAAAGACAAAAAAACCTTTCAAAAATATATTACCGATTATTTTTTAGAACGGGTACAATTGGTATGTGCCTTTGTTTTGATCGATATTAGGCACGAGCCGCAAAAAGTAGATTTGGAATTTTTGGAATGGATGGGGGAAAATCAGATTCCGTTCTGTATAATCTTTACAAAAGCCGACAAATTAAGGCCCAAAGCAATCGAAAATCACGTAAACCACTATATCCAGAAATTACTGGAAGGAATTTGGGAAGAAGCACCCCAGTATTTTATTACATCTGCCTCTAACGGGATGGGTCAAGAAGAACTGCTCACCTATATTGATGGGCTTAATGATAGTTTTTTTAAGGAAACATTATAG
- a CDS encoding alpha/beta fold hydrolase, with protein sequence MEKRIIKEGKYRYIEIGEGAPIIILHGLMGGLSNFHGVMDHFPAKKYKVIVPELPIYDMPLLKTNVKSFAKYLDQFITHKGLKDVILLGNSLGGHIGLLHTKLFPKNVKALVITGSSGLYESAMGDGYPKRGDYEFIKKKAQDVFYDPEVATKEIVDEVFATVNNRIKLVKTLAIAKSAIRHNMSKDLPHMLTPTCIIWGKNDSVTPPNVAEEFQSLLPDSELFWIDKCGHAPMMEHPMEFNSILDSWLTKRNF encoded by the coding sequence ATGGAAAAAAGAATTATTAAGGAGGGAAAATATCGTTATATTGAAATAGGTGAAGGAGCACCGATCATAATTCTCCACGGACTTATGGGCGGATTAAGCAATTTCCACGGCGTAATGGATCACTTTCCTGCCAAGAAATACAAGGTGATTGTTCCCGAACTACCCATCTACGATATGCCCTTGCTCAAGACCAACGTCAAGAGCTTTGCCAAGTATTTAGATCAATTTATAACACACAAGGGCCTAAAGGATGTAATTCTTTTGGGAAATTCCCTGGGTGGACATATTGGATTATTGCACACCAAATTATTCCCAAAAAATGTAAAAGCTTTGGTTATTACCGGTAGTTCCGGATTATATGAAAGCGCTATGGGGGATGGTTATCCAAAAAGAGGCGATTACGAGTTTATAAAGAAAAAAGCACAGGATGTTTTTTATGACCCCGAAGTAGCGACCAAAGAGATTGTTGACGAAGTTTTTGCTACCGTTAATAATCGAATTAAATTGGTGAAAACATTGGCCATTGCCAAAAGTGCTATAAGACATAATATGTCCAAGGATCTGCCACATATGCTGACTCCAACTTGTATTATTTGGGGAAAAAACGATAGTGTTACTCCTCCTAATGTAGCAGAGGAATTCCAATCTCTACTCCCCGATTCAGAATTGTTTTGGATTGATAAATGTGGACATGCCCCTATGATGGAGCATCCTATGGAATTTAACTCCATCTTGGATTCATGGTTAACGAAGCGAAACTTTTAA
- the nadE gene encoding NAD(+) synthase, with protein MQSEKVIEHIVTWLKNYAEKAKMKGFIIGISGGIDSAVTSALCAKTGLELLCLEMPIHQMANQEARAAAHIDWLKENYSKVRSNTIDLTPVFDSFVGTLPAVAQEDDRFLSLANSRARLRMTTLYYFAALDQLLVAGTGNKVEDFGVGFYTKYGDGGVDLSPIADLLKSEVYEIAKVLGIKPEIIRAAPTDGLWGDDRTDEDQLGATYPELEWAMQMAEEEKTEADFSGREKEIMRIFITLNKANQHKMCPIPICEVPIDLK; from the coding sequence ATGCAATCTGAAAAAGTTATAGAGCATATTGTAACCTGGCTAAAGAATTATGCCGAAAAGGCGAAAATGAAGGGATTTATCATCGGAATTTCTGGCGGTATAGATTCTGCGGTTACCTCTGCTTTGTGCGCAAAGACCGGATTGGAATTACTTTGCTTGGAAATGCCCATTCATCAAATGGCAAATCAGGAAGCACGTGCAGCAGCACATATTGATTGGCTTAAAGAGAATTACAGTAAGGTAAGAAGCAATACTATTGACCTCACCCCTGTGTTCGACAGCTTTGTAGGCACTTTACCAGCTGTTGCTCAAGAAGATGACCGATTCCTGTCCCTAGCCAATTCTAGGGCGCGATTACGAATGACCACCCTGTACTATTTTGCTGCACTAGACCAACTATTGGTTGCGGGTACCGGTAATAAAGTAGAAGATTTTGGAGTTGGTTTTTACACCAAATACGGCGATGGCGGAGTAGATCTTAGCCCCATTGCAGACCTGCTAAAATCTGAAGTATACGAAATAGCAAAAGTGCTAGGCATTAAGCCCGAAATTATCCGCGCAGCTCCCACAGATGGCCTTTGGGGAGATGACAGGACGGATGAAGATCAGCTAGGAGCTACCTATCCAGAACTAGAGTGGGCAATGCAAATGGCAGAAGAAGAAAAAACAGAAGCGGATTTTTCTGGACGGGAAAAGGAAATTATGCGTATCTTTATTACATTGAATAAAGCAAATCAACACAAAATGTGTCCAATCCCCATTTGTGAAGTTCCAATTGACCTAAAATGA